The Bacteroidia bacterium genomic interval ATTCGTGTTATGGAGTGGGTTCTCTTCGCAGGATTCATATTCCACATCATTTACGCAGCCATCCTCACGCGACAAAACCGCAAAGCTCGTCCGGTAGCTTATGCCTATAAGTCCGGTTCAGGGAGCAGTTCCTGGTTTTCTCGCAATATGGGTTTGAGTGGCAGTGTTATCCTTGCTTTCCTCATCATTCACCTGGTCATGTTCTGGGGTAAATACAAATTCGGAGAAGCAACTACCGAAGTTAGCATAGAGGAAGCTTACACTATGGCCTGGAAGGTAAAAGAAGACATCTCCTATGGCGCCAATCAAGCCATGGTTGAATCCGGGACCTATGTGGACCTGGAAGAATACCTTTTATTAAAAGAAGCAGGTCGTGCAGATGAAAAAGTTCAGGGAATTTCTATGACGGAAGTAGTTAAGGCTTCTTTCGGTGAATGGTACATCGTGCTATTTTATGTCCTTTCTATGGTCCTCATAGCCTTTCACCTCAATCACGGTTTCCAGAGTTCTTTCCGTACCCTGGGCCTCATGCACAAAAAGTACACGCCTTTGATCACCAAAGCGGGAACAGCCATTTCTATTGTGCTCCCCTTGATCTTTGCGGCTATGCCCGTTGTGTATTTCCTAAGAACTTTATAAAACACCCTCTAAAACCGTAACATGAATTTAGATTCTAAAGTACCTCAGGGTTCCTCTCTCGCAGACATGTGGGACGAACACAAGTTTAATATCAAACTTGTAAACCCTGCCAACAAGCGTAAATTCAATATCATCGTGGTCGGTACCGGTCTGGCGGGTGCATCAGCTGCTGCTACCCTCGCAGAACTCGGTTACAACGTAACCACTTTCTGTTTTCAGGATAGTCCTCGTCGTGCACACAGTATTGCTGCACAGGGAGGAATCAATGCTGCTAAAAATTACCAAAACGATGGGGATAGTGTATATCGCCTCTTCTATGATACTATCAAAGGAGGAGATTATCGTTCTCGCGAAGAAAATGTATATCGCCTTGCACAGGTCAGTGTAAACATCATTGACCAGGCAGTGGCACAGGGAGTTCCTTTTGCCCGTGAGTACGGCGGCTACCTGGCCAACCGCTCTTTCGGAGGTGCACAGGTTTCCCGTACCTTCTATGCCCGAGGCCAGACAGGACAACAATTGCTATTGGGCGCTTATAGTGCCCTTAGCCGTCAGGTAGGTTTGGGGAAAGTAAATTCCCTGCCCCGTCGTGAAGTTCTGGACGTCGTATTGATTGATGGAGAAGCAAAAGGTGTAGTTTGTAAAAACCTCCTTACCGGGGAACTGGAAAAATATGCAGCAGATGCGGTAGTGATTGCCAGCGGAGGATATGGAAATGTATACTTCCTTTCCACCAATGCTATGAACTCCAATGTTTCTGCAGCCTGGAGAGCGCACAAAAAAGGAGCAGCATTTGCTAACCCTTGCTATGTACAGATCCACCCGACTTGTATTCCGGTACACGGAGATTATCAATCCAAGCTTACCCTGATGAGTGAGTCTTTGAGAAATGACGGTCGTGTCTGGGTACCTCAGCAAACCGGAGATTTCCGTCATCCCAATCAGATTCCGGAAAGCGAAAGAGATTATTACCTCGAGCGCAAATATCCTTCATTCGGTAACCTCGTTCCCCGTGATGTGGCATCCAGAAATGCCAAATACATGATCGACGAAGGAAAAACCGTAAACAAAGACAGTGCTGCTGTTTATCTGGACTTTGCCGACGCCATCAATCGTCTGGGCAAATCTGCGGTTGAATCTCGATATGGAAACCTCTTCGAGATGTACCAAAGGATCACCGATGATA includes:
- a CDS encoding fumarate reductase/succinate dehydrogenase flavoprotein subunit; its protein translation is MNLDSKVPQGSSLADMWDEHKFNIKLVNPANKRKFNIIVVGTGLAGASAAATLAELGYNVTTFCFQDSPRRAHSIAAQGGINAAKNYQNDGDSVYRLFYDTIKGGDYRSREENVYRLAQVSVNIIDQAVAQGVPFAREYGGYLANRSFGGAQVSRTFYARGQTGQQLLLGAYSALSRQVGLGKVNSLPRREVLDVVLIDGEAKGVVCKNLLTGELEKYAADAVVIASGGYGNVYFLSTNAMNSNVSAAWRAHKKGAAFANPCYVQIHPTCIPVHGDYQSKLTLMSESLRNDGRVWVPQQTGDFRHPNQIPESERDYYLERKYPSFGNLVPRDVASRNAKYMIDEGKTVNKDSAAVYLDFADAINRLGKSAVESRYGNLFEMYQRITDDNPYEQPMRIFPAVHYTMGGLWVDYNLSTNVPGLYALGEANFSDHGANRLGASALMQGLADGYFVIPFTIGDYLARQPLNDHPTTDHPAFEESVAAVKEETNFYISNKGSRSVDSFHRELGKIIWEYCGMARTKEGLEKAKGLVQNLKAEFWQDVNVPGKDNNFNPELQKAWRVADFLELGELMIDDALQRKESCGGHFREEYQTEGGEALRDDKDFAFVGAWEYKGKNKQSVMHKEELEFKNVELKTRSYV
- a CDS encoding succinate dehydrogenase cytochrome b subunit, which produces MTSISSMFSLSVGRKMVMGLTGLFLVSFLFVHLSGNLLLFKSDGGVSFNEYTRFMTTNPVIRVMEWVLFAGFIFHIIYAAILTRQNRKARPVAYAYKSGSGSSSWFSRNMGLSGSVILAFLIIHLVMFWGKYKFGEATTEVSIEEAYTMAWKVKEDISYGANQAMVESGTYVDLEEYLLLKEAGRADEKVQGISMTEVVKASFGEWYIVLFYVLSMVLIAFHLNHGFQSSFRTLGLMHKKYTPLITKAGTAISIVLPLIFAAMPVVYFLRTL